From a single Brassica oleracea var. oleracea cultivar TO1000 chromosome C5, BOL, whole genome shotgun sequence genomic region:
- the LOC106295972 gene encoding uncharacterized protein LOC106295972, whose product MDAYTCIVVILCIALFAINLMFSCFTCFSILHSFMTQTDQDLSELRENLIEPEEAEPEENVITIAVSSNQGFSDSIDGDNCGQDCSHDICAC is encoded by the coding sequence ATGGATGCTTACACTTGTATCGTTGTGATCCTCTGCATAGCCTTGTTTGCAATCAATCTAATGTTTTCTTGTTTCACTTGCTTTTCCATTCTACATAGCTTCATGACACAGACAGACCAAGACTTGAGTGAACTCAGAGAGAATCTTATTGAACCGGAAGAAGCTGAACCAGAGGAGAACGTAATAACCATTGCAGTCTCAAGTAACCAAGGATTTTCTGACTCCATCGATGGTGATAATTGTGGCCAAGATTGCTCGCATGATATCTGTGCTTGTTGA